A genomic segment from Spinacia oleracea cultivar Varoflay chromosome 3, BTI_SOV_V1, whole genome shotgun sequence encodes:
- the LOC110791342 gene encoding uncharacterized protein, with protein MKKFTGGRDLTCPGITRFATQFIMLESVVRHKEGLQNMFDSSEWIMSRYAKMNDALAVEVRETLSKTPSNDVARFWVKAGEILKIQEPILKVLRLVDGDFKPTMGYIYEAMERCKFAIKNDCEHYKRYWSMIDKRWNDNLHTDLHAAGCFLNPEYMYGPTPIGTDRELLKGVRNVILRIERDEDASIKALQQIYLYRDKRESFGGSSAQRVVKQMDPALWWMTYGDSTPELKKIAVRVLSQTTSSSNCERNWSMWSLVHTKIRNRLKYPRLHQIVYLRYNMKLKLRHLRRHGNDELNSSYDPINLDYIFDVEDPLNDWLEESEAPVFQGDDLSWLKDDDDDDDDGDGGGGGVSQGSIHLSTDPSQQAGGNRQSILTPPSSDDGDADNASNTHGGNAFDTSYSHEPIERIQNPPHSTSERQYPQTFQRRTRVRQPSSEPLDSDASWNELSINVFPPESLNSTSQGPTSQDYNYQDHFHGDYNYQGPGEGEFDYNVPQPPDGVYVNNNGTINYGGVHYHQPSYYGSGCGNSSQNESPWADGTRSYLFGDYGRNSYNEDTQTQPARNSFWY; from the exons ATGAAGAAGTTCACCGGTGGCAGAGATCTCACATGTCCCGGCATCACACGATTTGCCACACAATTTATAATGCTAGAAAGTGTTGTGAGGCATAAGGAAGGCTTGCAAAACATGTTCGACTCTAGTGAATGGATAATGTCAAGATATGCCAAAATGAATGACGCTTTAGCTGTTGAAGTTCGTGAGACTTTGTCTAAAACTCCTTCAAATGATGTTGCAAGATTTTGGGTAAAAGCCGGCGAGATATTGAAAATACAAGAGCCCATTTTGAAAGTATTGAGACTTGTTGATGGAGATTTCAAACCAACAATGGGATACATATATGAGGCAATGGAGCGATGTAAGTTTGCAATAAAAAACGATTGTGAACATTATAAGCGTTATTGGAGTATGATAGACAAAAGGTGGAATGACAATCTACATACAGACTTACATGCAGCag GATGTTTCTTAAACCCTGAGTACATGTACGGGCCTACACCTATTGGAACAGATAGAGAGCTCTTAAAAGGGGTGAGAAATGTGATATTGAGAATAGAGCGGGATGAAGATGCATCAATCAAGGCACTCCAGCAA ATTTATTTGTACCGTGATAAGAGAGAGAGTTTCGGTGGTAGTTCGGCACAAAGGGTAGTTAAACAAATGGATCCAG CTTTGTGGTGGATGACTTATGGTGATAGCACCCCTGAACTAAAGAAAATTGCAGTGAGAGTTTTAAGTCAaaccacatcatcatcaaacTGTGAAAGAAACTGGAGTATGTGGAGTCTAGTTCATACTAAAATAAGAAATAGGTTGAAATACCCAAGGCTCCATCAAATTGTTTACCTTCGATACAACATGAAATTAAAGCTGAGGCATTTGAGGAGGCATGGTAATGATGAGCTCAATTCCAGTTATGAtccaattaatttggattatatATTTGATGTCGAAGATCCATTAAATGACTGGTTAGAGGAATCAGAAGCGCCTGTTTTTCAAGGAGATGATTTGAGTTGGTTaaaggatgatgatgatgatgatgatgatggggacggcggtggtggtggtgttagTCAAGGTTCAATTCATTTAAGCACTGATCCAAGTCAACAAGCTGGTGGTAACCGTCAATCTATTTTAACTCCACCAAGTAGTGACGATGGAGATGCCGATAATGCTAGTAACACTCATGGTGGAAATGCATTTGACACATCTTATTCACATGAACCAATTGAGCGCATTCAGAATCCACCACACTCTACATCTGAAAGACAATATCCCCAGACATTTCAAAGACGTACAAGGGTAAGACAACCTTCTAGTGAACCACTAGATAGTGATGCATCATGGAATGAATTGTCTATAAATGTTTTTCCACCCGAGTCATTAAACTCTACCTCTCAAGGTCCTACCTCCCAAGATTACAATTATCAAGATCATTTCCACGGTGATTATAATTACCAGGGACCAGGTGAAGGTGAATTTGATTATAATGTGCCGCAACCTCCTGACGGTGTTTATGTTAATAACAATGGCACAATTAATTATGGGGGTGTTCATTATCATCAGCCATCATATTATGGCAGTGGTTGTGGCAACTCAAGTCAAAATGAATCACCATGGGCGGATGGTACGAGATCATACCTTTTTGGGGACTATGGAAGAAATAGCTACAATGAAGATACCCAAACACAACCGGCACGTAATTCCTTTtggtattaa